In the Terriglobia bacterium genome, GACCGAGAAGTACGAGGACCTGGTGAGCGCCGGGGTGATCGATCCGACGAAGGTGACGCGCACGGCGCTGCAGAACGCAGCGTCGATTGCGGCCCTGTTGTTGACGACCGAAGCCCTGGTCTCAGAGATCAAGGAAGAGAAGAAGGCGCCGCCGATGCCGGGTGGTGGTGGCGGCATGGGCGACATGTACTAAGCCTGTCCCAACAATTCTCGGTGCAGTACTAAGGGCTCGTGGAGCAAATAACTCCCCGAGCCCTTCCTTTCTGGAGTCAGGAGAAAAAGACGCGGATGGGTCAAATAAAGCGATATCTTTTGTCTTTGTTCTGACTCCGGGCTCCTCCATTTCAGGGGGTCCACCCAGATACCACGTAGGCGTAGAGCATCGTGATCAGGCCGATGATGGAGGCCAGCGCGATGCTGTGCCGCAAGGTGAAGCGGAAAAGCTTCGATTCATCCTCCGGGCGCAAGCCGGTTGCCGCTGCAGCGACGGCGATGCTCTGCAGGCTGATCATTTTCCCCATGACACCGCCGCTCGAGTTGGATGCCGCCATCAGAATGGGATTGAGGCCCAGCCGCCCGGCCGTCACCACCTGCAGGTTGCCGAAGAGCGCGTTCGCGGACGTGTCGGAACCCGTCAGGAACACTCCCAGCCATCCCAGCAATGCGCTGAAGAAGGGGAACAAGTCTCCGGTTGCTGCAAAGGCAAGCCCGAGTGTAGCCGTGGCCCCCGAGTAGTTCATCAGGAAAGCAAGTGCCAGAACGGAAGCGATGGTAAGTTCGGAAAACGCCAGCTGTCTTGCGGTCCTCCACACGACGCGCCCGAATCGCGCCGGCGACATGCGCAACCACAACGCCGACAAAACCGCGGCCACGAGGCATGCCGTGCCCGAGGCGGAAAGCCAGTTGAGATTGAAAGGTGCGGCGTAGGGGACGGGTGAAGGCACGGCCGGCGGAACTCGCTGGATGGCATTGTGCAGCCCAGGCCAGAAAAACGAAACATTGACCGCGTTCAAGCGACTCTGAACCGGCGCCCAGCCCCAAAGCAGGACGCATATAACCAGAAGCATATAGGGTCCCCAGGCCTGAAACAGCTCCCATCCGGAATGCGTGTGGGCCGGCGCGGAAGCGGGGACGTTACCCTTGAGGTGAAACTGGTCCTTGGGTCTCCACATAGCCAGAAGCACCCCCAGAGAGCCCATCGCGGCCAACGAACTCAGCAGATCCGTCAGTTGAGGACCCACCAGGTTCGAGACCAGAAGTTGGACGCATGCGAAAGATGCGCCGCACAGCGCCGCTGCCGGCAAGACGCCCCTCAGGCCGCGCCTCCCTCCCATGACCGCGACCAGATAGGAGGGGATAATCAGCGAGATGGGGGCGCAGATCCGCCCCACCCCTGCACTCAGTCGGCCCAACGGCAGGCCCGTCACCCCCGCCAGGGTCAGGATTGGAATCCCGATCGAGCCGAAGGCGACGGGTGCAGTGTTTGCCAGCAGACAGATCGAGGCGGCATAAAAAGGAGGGAAGCCGAGTCCTGCCAGCATTGCTGAAGAGACCGCAACCGGCGTCCCGAAACCCGCAGCCCCTTCGATGAATGCGCCGAAGGCAAAGGCGATGAGCAAGGCCTGAAGTCGGCGGTCTTCTGTTACTGCGGCCACGGAATCCCTGACGATGCCGAACTGCCCCGTCTCAACCGTGATGTTGTACAGGAGAATGGCGCTGAAGACAACCCAGCCGATCGGAAACAGTCCGAACGCCGCCCCGTAAGCGGTCGCAGTCAACATTGTGCCTGCAGGCATGCGGTAGGCAAGCAGGGCTACGAGTGCGGCAGCTGCTATCCCGGCCAAACCGGCGATCCAGGCAGGCTTGCGCTTCCATGCCAGAAGATAGAGCAGCGAAAATATCGGCAGGGCGGCGACCAGGGCCGAGATCCCGAGATTTCCCGCGATCGGCGTGTAGTTGTGTTGCCACATGGTAGCTGCAAGATAGTTAGCTGCAGCGGAAATCTCAACCGAATTCGGTACGCCTGGATCGCAATTCTGTCGCGCTGCCGGATGCTTCGCGGATTTTGAAGTCGGTCAGCCCTACTTGCCCACGATCCGCGAAAGTGTCTTGGCTTTGCGCCACAAAGTGCGGCGGAATCTTCTCCCCGATTGGGGCACCAGAAGCAGCGTTGCAGCCGCTGCCACCGCTGCTCCGGCAACGAACCCAAATGCTCTTTTCTTACTGATCACCGGCTATCCTCCTGATCGCGGTTCCATAACCCCGCTTACTATTAAGATACAGGTTGGGGAGCCCTTATTACAGTGAAGGGGAGCACCGGACAGCGCTCCGCCTATT is a window encoding:
- the groEL gene encoding chaperonin GroEL (60 kDa chaperone family; promotes refolding of misfolded polypeptides especially under stressful conditions; forms two stacked rings of heptamers to form a barrel-shaped 14mer; ends can be capped by GroES; misfolded proteins enter the barrel where they are refolded when GroES binds; many bacteria have multiple copies of the groEL gene which are active under different environmental conditions; the B.japonicum protein in this cluster is expressed constitutively; in Rhodobacter, Corynebacterium and Rhizobium this protein is essential for growth) — protein: TEKYEDLVSAGVIDPTKVTRTALQNAASIAALLLTTEALVSEIKEEKKAPPMPGGGGGMGDMY
- a CDS encoding L-lactate permease, which encodes MWQHNYTPIAGNLGISALVAALPIFSLLYLLAWKRKPAWIAGLAGIAAAALVALLAYRMPAGTMLTATAYGAAFGLFPIGWVVFSAILLYNITVETGQFGIVRDSVAAVTEDRRLQALLIAFAFGAFIEGAAGFGTPVAVSSAMLAGLGFPPFYAASICLLANTAPVAFGSIGIPILTLAGVTGLPLGRLSAGVGRICAPISLIIPSYLVAVMGGRRGLRGVLPAAALCGASFACVQLLVSNLVGPQLTDLLSSLAAMGSLGVLLAMWRPKDQFHLKGNVPASAPAHTHSGWELFQAWGPYMLLVICVLLWGWAPVQSRLNAVNVSFFWPGLHNAIQRVPPAVPSPVPYAAPFNLNWLSASGTACLVAAVLSALWLRMSPARFGRVVWRTARQLAFSELTIASVLALAFLMNYSGATATLGLAFAATGDLFPFFSALLGWLGVFLTGSDTSANALFGNLQVVTAGRLGLNPILMAASNSSGGVMGKMISLQSIAVAAAATGLRPEDESKLFRFTLRHSIALASIIGLITMLYAYVVSGWTP